The Deltaproteobacteria bacterium genome includes a window with the following:
- a CDS encoding type II toxin-antitoxin system HicA family toxin: MSVIRPTTYQVQVKIFEAAGCRYVRTQGDHLVYSYPGALRPVVIPKYQEVPAFIIKNNMKVIGMTRDQYFQFLKNI, translated from the coding sequence ATGTCAGTTATCAGGCCTACGACGTATCAGGTTCAGGTCAAAATTTTCGAAGCTGCCGGCTGTCGGTATGTTCGAACTCAGGGCGATCATCTTGTCTATTCATATCCCGGTGCATTACGGCCCGTCGTGATCCCCAAATATCAGGAAGTCCCAGCCTTTATCATCAAAAACAATATGAAGGTCATCGGAATGACAAGAGATCAATACTTTCAGTTTCTAAAAAATATTTAA
- a CDS encoding type II secretion system F family protein, giving the protein MPIFAYRSTTMEGIVAEGVIEAADEKSAIERLKNTGVIPLEVRAPREGGLKAKLRLKTRRLDLVTFTAELSALLGAGLPLDRCLNILAEISEHRKMKEVVQSLLKSIREGGSFSEALQKHPEEFSRLYVNMVRAGEAGGFLDVILERLNEFLESSKELKDHVFSAMIYPTILFITGGLSIILLLTFVLPRFSVIFAELGSSLPLSTQILLVVSNALKSYGWILLILIVAAWLAFKNYISTDGGKYKWDAIKLRLMGDVIIKLETARFCRTLGTLLASGVSLLQALNNAKEVISNQVIASAIETVSKGAKEGKGISGPLSQAGIFPPLALSMIKVGEETGQLEQMLIRIAVTYEKSLRQAIKRFMGFLEPVLILIMGLVIGFIVISVLLAIFSITEIPF; this is encoded by the coding sequence ATGCCCATCTTTGCATACCGTTCAACTACTATGGAAGGAATCGTTGCGGAGGGCGTAATCGAAGCCGCTGATGAAAAATCTGCCATCGAAAGGCTCAAGAATACGGGGGTGATCCCCCTGGAGGTCAGGGCGCCCCGTGAGGGTGGCCTCAAAGCAAAACTAAGACTGAAAACCAGAAGATTGGACCTGGTGACTTTTACGGCCGAGCTCTCCGCTCTATTGGGGGCGGGGCTCCCCCTCGACAGATGCCTCAATATTCTGGCGGAAATATCGGAGCACCGGAAGATGAAAGAGGTTGTTCAATCCCTCCTTAAGTCCATCCGGGAAGGGGGCTCTTTTTCTGAAGCACTCCAGAAGCATCCGGAGGAATTTTCCCGGCTTTATGTCAATATGGTCAGGGCCGGTGAGGCCGGGGGATTTCTTGATGTGATCCTGGAGCGCCTCAATGAATTCCTCGAATCATCGAAAGAATTGAAAGATCATGTGTTTTCCGCCATGATCTATCCCACAATACTCTTCATCACCGGCGGGCTTTCCATTATTCTTCTCCTCACTTTCGTCTTGCCCAGGTTTTCCGTAATTTTTGCCGAGCTTGGAAGTTCCCTCCCTTTGTCGACGCAGATCCTTCTTGTGGTAAGTAACGCGTTGAAGTCATACGGCTGGATTCTTCTCATTCTCATCGTTGCCGCATGGCTCGCGTTCAAAAATTACATCAGTACTGACGGGGGGAAATACAAATGGGACGCCATAAAGCTTCGACTTATGGGTGATGTTATCATAAAATTGGAAACGGCGCGTTTCTGCAGAACCCTGGGAACGCTCCTGGCCAGCGGTGTCTCTCTCCTGCAAGCCCTGAATAATGCCAAGGAAGTCATCAGCAATCAGGTCATTGCCTCGGCAATCGAAACCGTATCCAAGGGAGCAAAAGAAGGAAAGGGAATTTCCGGTCCTCTCTCTCAGGCAGGCATCTTCCCCCCCCTGGCCCTCTCTATGATCAAAGTCGGCGAGGAGACAGGGCAGCTTGAACAGATGCTGATTCGGATCGCCGTTACCTATGAAAAAAGCCTCAGGCAAGCCATCAAGCGTTTCATGGGCTTCCTGGAACCAGTCTTGATACTCATTATGGGGTTGGTCATCGGCTTTATCGTTATTTCGGTGCTTCTGGCCATATTCAGTATCACCGAGATCCCGTTCTGA
- a CDS encoding prepilin-type N-terminal cleavage/methylation domain-containing protein produces MNNPAHIYVAERAGQRRFAVSDGGFTLLELLISITLLVVIVAITMGAMRLGSRSVASGERKMDAQERFRTVLSFMDAQIQSQVPLTYEEDGKKRYYFSGDGKTLRFSTNYSIWGGQRGYVIVDYTVKADNTGKEVLYAGEQVPGIEGRRDIRLIEATGISFEYFHKDRAEEQGKWLEMLSGESFIPEKVKVHIVEGTKKLFLVFPVRVGGEMMTVKSDVPIPAGL; encoded by the coding sequence ATGAATAACCCGGCACATATATATGTAGCAGAGAGAGCGGGGCAACGGCGATTCGCCGTCTCCGACGGGGGCTTTACACTCCTTGAGCTCCTTATCTCCATTACCCTGCTCGTTGTGATTGTAGCCATCACAATGGGCGCCATGAGGCTGGGCTCCCGGTCAGTGGCATCCGGAGAAAGAAAGATGGATGCACAGGAGAGGTTCAGAACAGTCCTTTCTTTCATGGACGCTCAAATACAATCGCAGGTTCCTCTTACCTATGAAGAGGATGGAAAAAAGAGATACTATTTCAGTGGCGACGGGAAGACCCTCCGCTTTTCGACGAATTACTCCATCTGGGGCGGGCAGAGGGGTTACGTCATTGTTGATTACACAGTAAAGGCCGACAACACAGGGAAAGAGGTGCTCTATGCCGGTGAGCAGGTTCCGGGTATCGAAGGACGTCGTGACATCCGGCTCATTGAAGCGACGGGAATATCATTCGAATATTTTCACAAGGACCGGGCAGAGGAACAGGGAAAGTGGCTGGAAATGCTGTCCGGAGAGTCATTTATTCCTGAAAAAGTAAAGGTACATATTGTGGAAGGTACAAAAAAACTTTTTCTTGTATTCCCTGTAAGGGTTGGCGGCGAAATGATGACAGTAAAAAGTGATGTTCCCATTCCGGCAGGTCTCTAA
- a CDS encoding ATP-binding protein has product MIKRYIINNIQEALSDTPVVLLSGARQTGKSTLVKWLAEGSHPARYVTLDDAAVFASIKQDPVGFIQGLDGAVVIDEVQRVPELFSAIKLSVDRERDPGRFLLTGSANVLLLPRLSDSLAGRMEILTLWPFSQGEWEGGGDAFVDNVFHDQVPFVKSSENRSDLMQRLLTGGYPEMLNRVKPARRRAWFSAYTTTILQRDVKDLAQIDGLTAFPRLFSLLAARTGTILNIAELSRSVGLPQTTLKRYLALLETTFFTVLLPPWSGNFSKRLVKTPKLYLNDTGLAAHLLGVYSEEMLGEGRLLGPLLENFVLLELLKQASWSETQPRLFYFRTQAGQEIDVVMEDPAGRIVGIEIKAAATLTRRDFAALKDFSESMGDAFHRGIILYTGSEPVSFGKNLHALPVSTLWK; this is encoded by the coding sequence ATGATTAAAAGGTATATCATCAATAATATTCAGGAAGCTCTTTCCGACACCCCAGTTGTGCTGTTGAGTGGTGCGAGGCAGACAGGCAAGAGCACCCTGGTAAAATGGCTGGCGGAGGGCTCCCATCCGGCGCGGTACGTCACCCTCGATGACGCCGCGGTTTTTGCCTCGATCAAGCAGGACCCTGTCGGTTTCATCCAGGGTCTCGACGGTGCGGTGGTGATTGACGAGGTTCAACGGGTCCCGGAGCTGTTTTCCGCTATCAAGCTGTCTGTTGACCGGGAGCGAGATCCGGGGCGTTTCCTGTTGACGGGTTCGGCCAATGTTTTGCTCCTCCCCCGCCTTTCCGATTCCCTGGCGGGCCGTATGGAAATCCTGACCCTCTGGCCGTTTTCGCAGGGTGAGTGGGAAGGCGGCGGCGATGCTTTTGTCGATAACGTCTTTCATGATCAGGTTCCGTTTGTAAAAAGTTCAGAGAATCGTTCCGATCTGATGCAGCGCCTGCTCACGGGCGGCTATCCGGAGATGCTTAACCGGGTGAAACCGGCCCGGCGCCGAGCTTGGTTTTCCGCATATACAACTACCATCCTGCAACGGGATGTGAAAGATCTGGCCCAAATTGACGGATTGACGGCCTTCCCGAGGCTGTTCTCGCTGCTGGCGGCCAGGACGGGGACGATTCTGAACATTGCCGAATTGTCACGGAGCGTCGGCCTGCCGCAAACGACGTTGAAACGGTACCTGGCGCTGTTGGAGACGACCTTCTTCACGGTTCTGCTGCCGCCGTGGTCGGGGAATTTCAGCAAGCGCCTGGTAAAGACGCCCAAGCTTTACCTGAATGACACGGGATTGGCGGCCCATCTTCTTGGCGTCTATTCGGAAGAGATGCTGGGGGAGGGCCGACTTCTGGGCCCGTTGCTGGAAAATTTCGTCCTTCTGGAGCTGCTGAAACAGGCGTCATGGAGTGAAACCCAGCCACGACTTTTCTATTTCCGCACCCAGGCGGGACAGGAAATCGATGTGGTGATGGAGGACCCGGCGGGACGCATCGTCGGCATCGAAATCAAGGCGGCGGCCACTCTGACGAGGAGAGACTTTGCAGCCTTGAAGGATTTTTCCGAAAGCATGGGCGACGCCTTTCACCGCGGCATCATTCTCTATACAGGCAGCGAACCGGTATCTTTCGGCAAGAATTTACATGCCCTGCCCGTATCAACCCTCTGGAAATAA
- the gspE gene encoding type II secretion system ATPase GspE: MSQAARAIKIEDLPKVPIVLDGVSSRFIRENRIIPLEMKNNQIKVLMADPGNREVVDALRVALSADIQVYSGDGKMIDDYISRYYSQETQDINKIIENIDENGLGFASEEGEDVGHLKDLASEAPIIRLVNVLISRAVESRASDIHIEPFEDGLKVRYRIDGVLHNIETFAKKLQAALVSRIKIMAKLNIAERRLPQDGRIRLKVGEKEIDLRVSSIPIIYGESVVMRILDKEGIVIDLDQLGFSEDILLPFQKLINKPNGIILVTGPTGSGKTTTLYGALDKINLPDRKIITVEDPVEYQLKGVNQIQVKPQIGLSFANTLRHIVRQDPDVIMIGEIRDLETAEIAVQSALTGHLVFSTLHTNDAPSAITRLLDIGVESFLLSSTIRGILAQRLVRIICPYCKEKDTSVISLEELAPFDIGAEVDLYRGRGCEKCTFTGYLGRTGVFELLVVDDDIRRLILRHTDANELRNMARKLGMKTLLEDGAAKVRNGLTTLSEVFRVTQEA; encoded by the coding sequence ATGAGTCAGGCTGCACGGGCCATCAAAATCGAAGATCTCCCCAAGGTTCCCATTGTGCTCGATGGTGTGTCTTCAAGATTCATCCGTGAAAACCGGATCATCCCCCTGGAGATGAAAAATAACCAGATCAAGGTTCTCATGGCCGATCCGGGAAACAGGGAAGTTGTCGATGCCCTTCGGGTCGCCCTGTCTGCCGATATACAGGTATACAGCGGGGACGGGAAGATGATCGACGATTACATTTCCCGTTACTATAGCCAGGAGACACAGGATATCAATAAGATCATCGAGAATATCGACGAGAATGGACTCGGGTTCGCCAGTGAAGAAGGGGAGGATGTCGGGCATCTGAAAGATCTGGCGTCGGAAGCTCCCATCATCAGGCTCGTCAATGTGCTTATCAGCAGGGCAGTAGAAAGCAGAGCCAGCGACATCCACATAGAACCCTTCGAAGATGGTTTAAAAGTTCGCTACCGTATTGACGGCGTTCTCCACAATATCGAGACCTTCGCCAAAAAACTTCAGGCGGCTCTCGTTTCACGGATCAAGATCATGGCGAAACTGAACATTGCCGAGAGGAGGCTTCCCCAGGACGGCCGCATCCGGCTTAAAGTGGGCGAGAAGGAAATCGACCTCCGCGTATCGAGTATCCCCATCATTTACGGTGAAAGTGTGGTCATGAGGATCCTCGACAAGGAAGGGATCGTCATTGATCTGGATCAACTGGGATTCTCCGAAGATATCCTCTTGCCGTTCCAAAAACTCATCAATAAACCTAACGGTATCATCCTCGTCACCGGTCCCACGGGGAGCGGGAAAACCACTACCCTTTACGGCGCCCTGGACAAGATCAATTTGCCGGATAGAAAAATCATCACGGTCGAGGACCCTGTTGAGTATCAGCTCAAAGGCGTGAACCAGATTCAGGTGAAACCCCAGATCGGCCTCAGTTTTGCGAACACCCTTCGCCATATTGTCCGTCAGGATCCCGACGTGATTATGATCGGTGAGATCCGGGACCTGGAAACAGCGGAGATTGCCGTGCAGTCGGCCCTCACAGGGCACCTGGTCTTTTCGACACTTCATACGAATGATGCCCCAAGCGCCATTACAAGACTCCTCGATATTGGTGTGGAGAGTTTTCTCCTGTCTTCCACTATCAGGGGAATCCTGGCACAGAGGCTGGTCAGGATCATATGTCCGTACTGCAAGGAAAAAGATACTTCAGTGATTAGCCTGGAAGAACTGGCCCCTTTTGATATCGGCGCTGAAGTTGATCTCTACCGGGGGAGAGGGTGTGAAAAATGTACTTTCACAGGCTACTTAGGCAGAACAGGTGTCTTCGAACTGCTTGTCGTTGATGACGACATCCGCAGGCTGATACTCCGGCACACGGATGCAAACGAGCTCAGAAATATGGCGAGAAAGCTCGGTATGAAGACCCTTCTTGAGGACGGCGCTGCAAAGGTCAGGAATGGCCTGACAACCTTAAGCGAAGTATTTCGGGTGACACAGGAGGCGTAA
- a CDS encoding nucleotidyl transferase AbiEii/AbiGii toxin family protein yields the protein MPEAYYSAKLYPFMDRVLALIRQADTGFYLTGGTALGRHYLHHRHSDDLDFFVNAAGDFREQVKKVLETLHRGGIAFEPGTAADTFVRIMAREEETLLKIDFINDVAFHYGDFQEAPFYPRIDHWRNILSNKLCALSRREPKDMADILAIAGRYSFAWPEIFSEARQKDLWVEPIEISRIIHEFPVELLKAVKWERPFDPVVFTAALKAVHRDIFHGLDNSLQSPAKR from the coding sequence ATGCCAGAAGCGTATTATTCGGCTAAACTCTACCCTTTCATGGACAGAGTCTTGGCTCTGATCCGGCAGGCGGATACGGGATTTTATCTCACCGGTGGAACTGCCCTCGGTCGGCATTACCTCCACCATCGCCATTCTGACGACCTCGATTTTTTCGTCAACGCGGCGGGGGATTTCCGGGAGCAGGTCAAAAAAGTCCTGGAAACTCTGCATCGCGGCGGAATAGCGTTCGAACCGGGGACCGCTGCGGACACCTTTGTACGGATCATGGCCCGCGAGGAGGAAACGCTCCTGAAGATCGACTTCATCAATGACGTGGCGTTTCACTACGGCGATTTTCAGGAAGCGCCGTTTTATCCCCGCATCGACCACTGGCGAAACATCCTGTCGAACAAGCTCTGCGCTCTCTCCCGACGGGAACCGAAGGACATGGCCGATATCCTCGCCATCGCCGGGCGCTACTCCTTTGCATGGCCGGAGATCTTCAGCGAAGCCCGACAGAAGGATCTCTGGGTCGAACCAATTGAAATATCCAGAATCATTCATGAGTTTCCCGTGGAGCTGCTAAAGGCCGTGAAATGGGAGCGACCTTTCGATCCCGTCGTCTTCACCGCCGCCCTCAAGGCGGTGCATCGGGATATCTTTCATGGCCTCGATAACTCACTCCAGTCCCCCGCAAAACGCTAA
- a CDS encoding type II secretion system protein GspK produces the protein MKNSQKGIALLIVLWVMTILMVTVFSFSVMTRAETYGTLAFKEGMEKKFLAEAGIERGIMEIIYRSVNQNQTVTLVGKEVWKLDSTAYTVDMGGSGAIVRVIDESGKISLNSLTDTSGIIVKNLLINQGVSPENADIIVDSILDWKDADDLHRLHGAESDYYLSLPNPYKARNAPFETLEMLILVKGVTPEILYGTDKKKGIIHFLTLYITMSQININAAPKEILAALPGMTAEMADRIMELRASSEIRGGEDIKDIIGSSYSQTAPTMSFAPGSTSGAYTVESTGYKGDQKKGYSILATITFDSLQQYRYVYYKCPVEIVQ, from the coding sequence ATGAAAAACTCTCAGAAAGGCATCGCCCTTCTTATTGTATTGTGGGTCATGACGATCCTCATGGTGACGGTATTTTCCTTCTCCGTGATGACAAGGGCCGAAACTTATGGTACTCTGGCTTTTAAAGAGGGCATGGAGAAAAAGTTTTTAGCTGAAGCCGGGATTGAAAGGGGCATAATGGAGATTATTTACCGGTCCGTCAACCAGAATCAGACGGTGACGCTGGTGGGGAAAGAGGTGTGGAAGCTCGACAGCACTGCGTATACCGTTGACATGGGAGGAAGCGGCGCCATTGTGCGAGTCATCGATGAATCGGGAAAAATATCGCTGAACAGCCTGACCGATACCTCCGGCATCATTGTGAAAAATCTCCTGATCAACCAGGGTGTATCGCCTGAAAACGCAGATATCATCGTCGATTCCATCCTGGACTGGAAGGATGCCGATGACCTGCACCGCCTCCACGGGGCCGAAAGTGATTATTACCTGTCGCTCCCGAACCCTTACAAGGCAAGAAATGCCCCCTTCGAGACCCTGGAGATGCTGATTCTTGTCAAGGGCGTCACCCCTGAAATTCTCTATGGTACGGATAAGAAGAAAGGGATTATTCATTTCCTGACACTCTACATTACTATGAGCCAGATAAATATCAATGCGGCGCCAAAAGAAATCCTGGCGGCCCTTCCGGGGATGACTGCCGAAATGGCAGACCGGATCATGGAATTAAGGGCATCATCAGAGATCCGGGGGGGTGAGGATATCAAGGATATAATCGGCAGCAGTTACTCCCAGACGGCGCCCACTATGAGCTTCGCTCCGGGGAGCACATCGGGGGCATACACCGTGGAGTCTACCGGTTATAAGGGTGATCAGAAAAAGGGTTATTCCATCCTCGCGACGATAACCTTCGACAGTCTGCAGCAGTATAGATATGTTTACTACAAGTGCCCCGTGGAAATTGTACAATGA
- a CDS encoding prepilin-type N-terminal cleavage/methylation domain-containing protein, giving the protein MRKKIRKKNGFTLLEVIIVIFLMTLILGMSTIFFAGFLPSARFSAAGREMSGVIRHARSLARMNMEKKTVVIDLDSRVYGIEGLITKSFPPEMKITVLDPVSGEMYRGKYPIVFHPTGGVEGGTIILSSGRKVMRIETDPISGAVVIK; this is encoded by the coding sequence ATGCGTAAGAAAATCAGGAAGAAAAACGGTTTCACGCTTCTCGAGGTCATCATTGTAATTTTTCTCATGACCCTGATACTGGGCATGTCCACGATCTTTTTTGCCGGTTTTCTCCCTTCGGCCAGGTTCAGTGCGGCAGGAAGGGAAATGTCTGGAGTTATCCGCCACGCCCGGTCTCTGGCCCGCATGAACATGGAAAAAAAGACCGTAGTCATTGATTTAGACAGCCGGGTGTACGGCATCGAAGGCCTGATTACAAAAAGTTTCCCGCCGGAAATGAAGATTACGGTACTTGACCCGGTGTCCGGCGAGATGTACCGGGGGAAATACCCTATCGTGTTCCATCCTACCGGTGGTGTGGAAGGCGGAACAATTATCCTGTCCAGCGGCAGAAAAGTTATGAGGATAGAAACAGACCCGATTTCAGGGGCGGTGGTAATAAAATAA
- a CDS encoding prepilin-type N-terminal cleavage/methylation domain-containing protein, giving the protein MQNVNYIRAKGIDRDSGFTLLEVLVALAILSIALSLIIQLYSANLQSVSISGNMSSAVAWSDAKIREILADPSLTEKAWREITDDGYRIEVSIGEVLKERTDNLPVKMMEVTLVVRWNEGRKERNIQLKTVKMIDKIKPAESSSPSIV; this is encoded by the coding sequence ATGCAAAATGTAAATTACATAAGGGCAAAGGGAATTGACAGAGACAGCGGTTTCACCCTTCTGGAAGTCCTCGTAGCCCTCGCCATATTGTCAATTGCTCTATCGCTGATCATACAGCTCTATTCTGCTAATTTACAATCCGTTTCCATCTCCGGCAATATGTCCTCGGCCGTAGCCTGGTCTGATGCTAAGATCAGGGAAATCCTGGCGGATCCTTCGTTGACGGAGAAAGCATGGAGAGAGATTACGGATGATGGTTACCGCATAGAAGTTTCCATAGGTGAGGTGCTGAAGGAAAGAACGGACAATCTGCCGGTCAAGATGATGGAGGTCACGCTCGTCGTCCGATGGAATGAGGGAAGGAAGGAAAGAAACATCCAATTGAAGACGGTAAAAATGATCGACAAGATAAAACCTGCGGAAAGCAGTTCCCCATCGATTGTGTAG
- a CDS encoding DUF559 domain-containing protein, whose product MLPFNKKLKPFARNLRSNMTDAEQLIWSKIRRKQIGDLQFYRQKNIGHYIVDFYCPKGKLIVEIDGGQHYENDGMKKDRARDRYLKMRGFTVLRFSDIDVLKNIDGVVERIHEHLKSPLTPL is encoded by the coding sequence ATGCTGCCCTTCAACAAGAAACTCAAACCATTCGCCCGGAATTTAAGAAGCAACATGACCGATGCCGAACAGCTTATCTGGTCGAAGATCAGGAGGAAACAGATAGGCGATTTACAATTCTACCGGCAGAAAAATATCGGTCATTACATCGTGGACTTTTACTGCCCAAAGGGAAAACTCATCGTGGAGATAGATGGTGGGCAACATTATGAGAATGATGGGATGAAGAAAGATCGAGCAAGGGATCGATATCTTAAGATGCGTGGATTTACTGTGCTGCGCTTTTCCGACATAGACGTGCTCAAAAACATTGATGGAGTAGTTGAAAGAATCCATGAACATTTAAAATCCCCCCTGACCCCCCTTTAA